From Medicago truncatula cultivar Jemalong A17 chromosome 7, MtrunA17r5.0-ANR, whole genome shotgun sequence, a single genomic window includes:
- the LOC11417626 gene encoding general transcription factor IIH subunit 2, whose translation MNNIAGKPLNGDLEDDDEDEANDDGLEAWERAYTEDRSWESLQEDESGLLRPIDTTAIHHAQYRRRLRALASNAATARIQKGLIRYLYIVVDLSKAASERDFRPSRMAVIAKQVELFIREFFDQNPLSHVGLVTTKDGVANCLTDLGGSPESHIKALMGKLECSGDASLQNALELVHSNLNQIPSYGHREVLILYSALSTCDPGDLMETIQKCKKSKIRCSVIGLAAEMFICKHLCQETGGTYSVALDESHFKELILEHSPPPPAIAEYATANLIKMGFPQRAAEGSVAICTCHEEAKTGGGYTCPRCKVRVCELPTECRVCGLTLISSPHLARSYHHLFPIVPFAEISPSSQNDPNHSFPNTCFGCQQSLLSQGFGAGNKAELSVSCPKCKQQFCLDCDMYIHESLHNCPGCESFRHSKSVTIAQ comes from the exons ATGAATAACATTGCTGGGAAACCGCTTAATGGAGAtttagaggatgatgatgaagatgaagctaATGATGATGGCCTTGAAGCGTGGGAGAGAGCTTATACAGAAGATAGATCATGGGAGTCTTTGCAGGAAGATGAATCTGGACTTCTTCGTCCCATAGATACGACAGCCATTCATCATGCCCAGTATCGTAGACGCCTCCGCGCCCTTGCTTCAAATGCAGCTACTGCGCGAATTCAAAAGGGTTTGATACGATACTTATACATTGTTGTGGACCTGTCCAAG GCAGCTTCAGAGAGGGACTTTCGACCAAGTAGAATGGCTGTGATTGCAAAGCAGGTTGAGTTATTTATCAGGGAGTTCTTTGATCAGAATCCACTTAGTCATGTTGGTTTGGTGACTACCAAAGATGGTGTTGCTAATTGCTTGACAGATCTTGGCGGCAGTCCTGAGTCACACATCAAAGCTTTGATGGGTAAACTAGAATGCTCAGGTGATGCCTCCCTACAAAATGCACTAGAACTTGTTCATAGCAATCTAAATCAAATCCCATCATATGGTCATCGAGAAGTTCTGATTTTATATTCGGCCCTCAGTACATGTGATCCTGGTGATCTCATGGAAactatccaaaaatgcaaaaagagTAAAATAAGATGCTCGGTCATTGGTCTTGCTGCTGAAATGTTTATATGCAAGCATCTTTGCCAAGAAACTGGAGGAACGTATTCAGTTGCACTAGATGAG TCCCACTTTAAAGAGTTAATTCTTGAGCATTCTCCACCACCTCCAGCAATAGCAGAGTATGCTACGGCTAATTTGATTAAGATGGGTTTCCCGCAAAGAGCAGCTGAGGGTTCCGTTGCAATTTGTACATGTCATGAAGAGGCCAAAACTGGAGGGGGATACACTTGTCCAAGATGCAAAGTTCGTGTCTGTGAGCTTCCTACTGAATGCCGCGTCTGTGGATTGACCCTTATTTCTTCGCCCCATTTGGCAAGGTCATATCATCATCTCTTCCCTATAGTGCCATTTGCTGAGATCTCTCCATCATCTCAAAATGATCCAAACCATAGTTTTCCCAATACTTGTTTTGGTTGTCAACAAAGTCTCCTTAGTCAGG GTTTTGGAGCAGGAAACAAGGCTGAACTTTCCGTCTCTTGCCCAAAATGCAAACAACAATTCTGCCTTGATTGTGACATGTACATTCATGAGAGTTTACATAATTGCCCAGGCTGTGAGAGCTTCAGGCATTCTAAGTCAGTTACTATTGCCCAATGA
- the LOC11414798 gene encoding probable auxin efflux carrier component 1d: protein MISALDLYHVLTAVVPLYVAMILAYGSVKWWKIFTPDQCSGINRFVALFAVPLLSFHFISTNNPYTMNYRFIAADSLQKTIILTLLFIWSRTSSRGSLEWSITLFSLSTLPNTLVMGIPLLKGMYGDDSGTLMVQIVVLQCIIWYTLMLFLFEYRGARILIVEQFPDTAGSIISFKVDSDVLSLDGKEPLQTEAEVGEDGKLHVKVRKSTSSRSEIFSRRSHGVNSGVSLTPRPSNLTNAEIYSLQSSRNPTPRGSSFNHTDFYSMVNNGRNVSPRQSNFGSLGFDEESGVAKANGNGGNGYPAPHSAGIFSPVANKKKGHGGGAGDGGKDLHMFVWSSSASPVSEGGIHVFRGGGDYGNDQLNGVAHQKDYEEFGHDEFSFGNRTVANGVDKEGPVLSKLGSSSTTELHPKAGSQGEAKPTNMPPASVMTRLILIMVWRKLIRNPNTYSSLIGLTWSLVSFRWNVVMPAIVAKSIAILSDAGLGMAMFSLGLFMALQPRIIACGNTVASFAMAVRFLTGPAVMAFSSFVVGLRGVLLHIAIVQAALPQGIVPFVFAKEYNVHPDILSTGVIFGMLIALPITLVYYILLGL from the exons ATGATAAGTGCTTTAGACTTATACCATGTCCTCACAGCAGTAGTACCACTCTATGTAGCAATGATCCTTGCCTATGGTTCTGTAAAATGGTGGAAAATCTTCACACCAGATCAATGTTCAGGCATAAACCGTTTTGTAGCACTTTTTGCAGTTCCACTTCTCTCATTCCACTTCATCTCAACCAACAATCCTTACACTATGAACTACAGGTTCATAGCAGCTGAttcacttcaaaaaactatCATCCTAACACTCCTTTTCATTTGGTCAAGAACAAGCTCCAGAGGGTCATTAGAATGGTCTATAACACTGTTCTCACTTTCAACACTTCCTAACACACTTGTTATGGGCATTCCTTTGTTGAAAGGAATGTATGGTGATGATTCTGGTACCCTTATGGTTCAAATAGTTGTTCTTCAATGTATCATTTGGTATACattgatgttgtttttgtttgagtATAGGGGTGCTAGGATTCTCATTGTTGAACAGTTTCCTGATACTGCTGGTTCTATTATATCATTCAAAGTTGATTCTGATGTTCTTTCTTTGGATGGTAAAGAGCCACTTCAAACTGAAGCTGAAGTTGGTGAAGATGGTAAACTTCATGTGAAAGTTAGAAAATCAACTAGTTCAAGAAGTGAGATTTTTTCTAGAAGGTCTCATGGTGTTAACTCTGGTGTTTCTTTGACACCAAGACCTTCTAATTTGACTAATGCTGAGATTTATTCTCTTCAATCTTCTAGAAATCCTACACCAAGAGGGTCTAGTTTTAATCATACTGATTTTTATTCTATGGTGAATAATGGAAGAAATGTTAGTCCTAGACAATCTAACTTTGgaagtttaggttttgatgaggAAAGTGGTGTTGCTAAAGCTAATGGAAATGGTGGAAATGGCTACCCTGCTCCTCATAGTGCAGGGATTTTTTCACCTGTGGCTAATAAGAAAAAGGGTCATGGTGGTGGTGCTGGTGATGGTGGAAAAGATCTTCATATGTTTGTTTGGAGTTCAAGTGCTTCACCTGTTTCTGAAGGTGGAATCCATGTCTTTAGAGGTGGTGGTGATTATGGAAATGATCAGCTTAATGGAGTAGCTCACCAAaaag ATTATGAAGAATTTGGTCATGATGAGTTTAGCTTTGGAAATAGAACTGTTGCTAATGGTGTGGACAAAGAAGGACCAGTGCTATCCAAACTTGGTTCAAGCTCAACTACTGAGCTTCATCCTAAAGCTGGATCTCAAGGTGAAGCTAAGCCAACAAACATGCCACCTGCTAGTGTTATGACAAGACTCATTTTGATTATGGTGTGGAGGAAATTGATTAGGAATCCTAATACTTATTCCAGCCTTATTGGTCTTACCTGGTCCCTGGTCTCATTCAG GTGGAATGTTGTTATGCCTGCTATTGTTGCTAAATCGATTGCAATTTTATCTGATGCTGGCCTTGGAATGGCTATGTTTAGCCttg GGTTGTTCATGGCATTGCAACCAAGGATTATTGCTTGTGGAAACACCGTTGCTTCTTTCGCGATGGCGGTTCGCTTCCTTACCGGCCCTGCTGTCATggctttttcttcatttgttgtAGGACTCAGGGGAGTTCTGTTGCACATTGCTATTGTACAG GCTGCTCTTCCCCAAGGAATAGTCCCTTTTGTGTTTGCCAAGGAATACAATGTTCATCCTGACATTCTTAGCACTGG GGTTATATTTGGAATGCTAATTGCTCTTCCTATCACATTAGTTTACTACATTTTATTGGGACTTTGA
- the LOC11422194 gene encoding transcription factor bHLH106, which translates to MLQQQINNIGMENNSELFQFLVANNPSFFEYSTPSSTMMQQSFCSSSDNNNNYYHPFEVSEITDTPSQQDRALAALKNHKEAEKRRRERINSHLDHLRTLLPCNSKTDKASLLAKVVERVKELKQQTSQITQLETVPSETDEITVISAGSDISGEGRLIFKASLCCEDRSDLIPDLIEILKSLHLKTLKAEMATLGGRTRNVLVVAAEKEHNSIESIHFLQNSLRSLLDRSSGCNDRSKRRRGLDRRMMP; encoded by the exons ATGCTTCAGCAACAGATTAATAATATTGGTATGGAAAACAACTCTGAACTCTTTCAATTCCTTGTTGCTAACAACCCTTCATTTTTTGAATACTCAACACCTAGTAGCACTATGATGCAACAAAGTTTCTGTAGTTCTTCTGATAACAACAATAACTATTACCACCCCTTTGAAGTTTCTGAAATTACTGATACACCCTCTCAGCAAGATAGAGCTCTAGCTGCTTTGAAGAATCACAAGGAAGCTGAGAAGAGAAGAAGGGAAAGAATTAACTCTCACCTTGACCATCTTCGTACTCTTCTCCCTTGCAACTCCAAG ACAGACAAGGCTTCACTTCTAGCAAAAGTAGTAGAACGTGTGAAAGAATTAAAGCAACAAACATCTCAAATCACACAACTCGAAACAGTTCCATCTGAAACCGACGAAATAACCGTCATTTCCGCGGGCAGTGACATCTCCGGTGAAGGCAGACTCATATTCAAAGCCTCATTATGCTGCGAGGATCGCTCCGACCTAATTCCCGACCTAATTGAAATCCTCAAGTCTCTTCACCTAAAAACTCTCAAAGCTGAAATGGCCACACTTGGTGGAAGAACACGTAACGTTCTTGTTGTTGCTGCTGAGAAAGAACATAATAGCATTGAATCTATTCATTTTCTTCAGAATTCGCTTAGGTCTTTGTTGGATAGATCTAGTGGTTGTAACGATAGGTCGAAAAGGCGTCGAGGGTTGGATAGAAGAATGATGCCTTAA